From the Betaproteobacteria bacterium genome, one window contains:
- a CDS encoding YceI family protein: MAVRAVALGLSVALLAGCIAPGAKQFPGRSSDSTAAVHEFSAEATRYEVTTEDSGIRLKVYREGPLARLGHNHVITARVQGVLYRDPRTGEPGFRLEIPLDSVEVDPADARQEEGGDFPGEIPAPARQGTRDNMLGPGLLDAGRWPVIRIESIRVSGTGPRTRVMALATLRGTSRPLEFPATVSDGPSGLSVTADFQVRQTDLGLVPMSVLGGGLRVRDAVDVEVRLFARSVP, encoded by the coding sequence ATGGCCGTGAGAGCCGTCGCGCTCGGGCTTTCGGTCGCGCTGCTCGCCGGATGCATCGCACCCGGCGCGAAGCAGTTCCCCGGACGCTCGTCGGACAGCACCGCGGCAGTCCACGAGTTCAGCGCGGAGGCGACCCGCTACGAAGTGACGACGGAAGACTCCGGGATCCGCCTGAAGGTGTATCGGGAAGGCCCGCTGGCGCGGCTGGGGCACAACCACGTGATCACTGCCCGGGTGCAAGGGGTCCTTTACCGGGACCCACGCACGGGGGAACCGGGCTTCCGCCTCGAGATTCCGCTGGATTCCGTGGAGGTGGATCCCGCGGATGCGAGGCAGGAGGAGGGCGGTGATTTCCCGGGAGAGATTCCGGCACCGGCACGCCAGGGCACACGCGACAACATGCTGGGTCCCGGACTTCTGGATGCGGGCCGGTGGCCGGTCATCCGGATCGAGTCGATACGGGTTTCGGGCACCGGCCCGCGAACGAGGGTGATGGCACTGGCGACCCTTCGTGGAACGTCCCGGCCGCTGGAATTCCCTGCCACCGTGAGCGATGGCCCCTCCGGCCTCTCGGTGACGGCGGATTTTCAGGTGAGGCAGACCGATCTGGGACTCGTTCCCATGTCGGTTCTCGGGGGCGGTCTGAGGGTGCGGGATGCCGTGGACGTCGAGGTCCGTCTTTTCGCCCGGTCCGTTCCATGA
- a CDS encoding PEP-CTERM sorting domain-containing protein, which translates to MKSHALAAALAFLAAGSAHAAMNTLYSDDYDGNEFVAAGVSVSGLANGGLEDAVTNGGWSGKYFANRTQGDPAGMSFLTLGNLTEHTEVSVSFLLGFLESWDGFDAATYGPDNLDIYIDGSRVARLTATNALGSADEFGGGTVVVYRGAINGNPYFSDVLLDMSTAPYLTFAHTASTLTVGIQASGSGWQGGDDEGWGVDALKITYDGIPAVPEPSTWAMLGAGLAGLVVTARRRKSSPG; encoded by the coding sequence ATGAAATCGCACGCCCTGGCCGCAGCACTGGCCTTCCTCGCCGCGGGCTCGGCCCATGCGGCCATGAACACCCTCTACAGCGACGACTACGACGGCAACGAGTTCGTCGCCGCAGGCGTCTCGGTCTCCGGCCTTGCCAATGGCGGCCTGGAAGATGCCGTCACGAACGGCGGCTGGTCCGGCAAGTACTTCGCCAACCGGACCCAGGGTGACCCGGCCGGAATGTCGTTTCTCACGCTGGGCAATCTGACCGAACACACAGAGGTTTCCGTGTCGTTCCTGCTCGGATTCCTGGAGAGCTGGGATGGATTCGACGCGGCCACGTACGGTCCCGACAACCTCGACATCTACATCGACGGAAGCAGGGTGGCCCGATTGACGGCCACCAACGCGCTCGGCAGCGCCGACGAGTTCGGGGGCGGGACGGTCGTCGTGTACCGCGGTGCGATCAACGGCAATCCTTACTTTTCGGACGTGCTGCTGGACATGTCGACCGCTCCGTACCTGACGTTCGCTCACACCGCCTCGACGCTCACGGTGGGGATCCAGGCGAGCGGCAGCGGATGGCAGGGTGGGGACGATGAGGGCTGGGGCGTCGACGCCCTCAAGATCACCTACGACGGCATTCCCGCGGTTCCGGAACCCTCGACCTGGGCGATGCTGGGCGCCGGCCTGGCCGGACTGGTGGTCACCGCCCGCCGGCGCAAGTCTTCGCCGGGGTAA
- a CDS encoding matrixin family metalloprotease: MSPAFAFNVASFWWDPTQASKWGASNEIGTAGGVVTWSLIPDGTGIQPDAPVDGMSGTSNLSSVFAQVGGEAAALGMIEDAFDAWSSVANLSFVRVTDDGTPFNAPYDAGQSIGHIRIGAYAINGSSGAVGYVPPPNGGTTLEGDIIFNASNTFGIAPGNEGDLYELYPESNGFFYLNDFQGLFTHELGHALGMLHSAVPTAMMCGYVDPAFDGSQCAYMDPDGDGKSIVNRVPDADDVAGIQYLYGAPPVPEPGTCALAIAGLGLLLARMRRR, from the coding sequence ATGTCTCCCGCCTTCGCCTTCAACGTGGCGTCGTTCTGGTGGGATCCCACCCAAGCATCCAAGTGGGGCGCAAGCAACGAGATCGGGACCGCCGGCGGCGTCGTGACCTGGAGTCTGATCCCGGACGGAACGGGTATCCAGCCGGACGCCCCCGTGGACGGAATGAGCGGCACCTCGAATCTCTCGAGCGTCTTCGCGCAGGTGGGGGGCGAGGCCGCGGCGCTGGGCATGATCGAGGATGCCTTCGATGCCTGGTCCTCAGTGGCGAACCTGAGCTTTGTACGCGTCACCGATGACGGGACACCCTTCAATGCTCCCTACGATGCCGGCCAGTCCATCGGCCACATCCGGATCGGCGCGTATGCGATCAACGGGTCCAGCGGTGCGGTGGGATACGTTCCTCCGCCCAATGGCGGAACGACCCTCGAAGGCGACATCATCTTCAACGCTTCGAACACCTTCGGGATCGCGCCGGGGAACGAGGGAGACCTGTACGAGCTCTATCCCGAGTCCAACGGGTTCTTCTATCTCAATGACTTCCAGGGCCTGTTCACCCACGAACTCGGACATGCGCTGGGGATGCTCCACAGCGCCGTGCCCACCGCGATGATGTGCGGCTACGTCGATCCCGCGTTCGACGGTTCGCAATGCGCCTACATGGATCCCGACGGCGACGGAAAATCGATCGTGAACCGGGTGCCCGATGCCGACGATGTGGCCGGGATCCAGTATCTCTACGGCGCGCCGCCCGTTCCGGAACCCGGCACCTGCGCGCTGGCCATCGCGGGCCTCGGTCTTCTGCTCGCAAGGATGCGCCGGCGCTGA
- a CDS encoding efflux RND transporter periplasmic adaptor subunit: MAALVSCGPGDRKTPPEGAGSGTAGAQAAPATTVGVIRVESGPIPIATELPGRVEAWRAAEVRARAAGIVQKRLFEEGSQVKEGQVLYRIDPAPLQSAFANAQAVTRRAQAALNSAREKEDRFRPLLAAKMVSEQAFADIVAARELAQADLAAARAAQRAASLNLSYAQVTAPISGRAGRSLVTEGALVGQGESTPLTTIQQLDPIYVNLTQSSSEYLRLRKALAEGRLERPDEIEVRLVLEDGTQYRERGRLLFTDVTIEPGTSSVALRASFPNPQRLLLPGMYVRAHLAEALDAKAWRVPQQAVIRRDGGASVFVAAADDTVAVKPVRTTGTTGTDWIVTEGLADGDRVIVDGLQKIGPGAKVKPVPWKPPQSPVPSARTPAGVASR, from the coding sequence ATGGCCGCCCTCGTTTCGTGCGGCCCGGGCGACCGGAAGACACCTCCGGAGGGCGCTGGAAGCGGAACGGCAGGCGCCCAGGCAGCGCCCGCCACGACAGTCGGCGTGATCCGGGTCGAGAGCGGCCCGATCCCCATCGCCACGGAACTGCCGGGGAGAGTCGAGGCGTGGCGGGCGGCCGAGGTGCGGGCCCGCGCCGCAGGCATTGTCCAGAAACGGCTGTTCGAGGAGGGCAGCCAGGTGAAGGAAGGCCAGGTCCTGTACCGGATCGACCCCGCGCCCTTGCAGTCCGCATTTGCCAATGCGCAGGCCGTCACCCGGCGGGCACAAGCGGCCCTGAACAGCGCGCGGGAGAAGGAAGACCGGTTCCGGCCTCTGCTTGCCGCGAAGATGGTGAGCGAGCAGGCCTTTGCGGACATCGTCGCCGCGCGCGAGCTGGCGCAGGCCGACCTTGCCGCCGCCCGGGCCGCGCAGCGTGCCGCTTCGCTCAATCTTTCCTATGCGCAAGTGACCGCGCCGATCAGCGGCCGCGCGGGCCGTTCGCTCGTCACGGAAGGCGCACTGGTGGGGCAAGGCGAATCCACTCCGCTCACGACGATCCAGCAACTGGACCCGATCTACGTGAACCTGACCCAGTCGAGCTCCGAATATCTTCGTCTGCGCAAGGCGCTGGCGGAAGGGCGGCTCGAGCGTCCTGACGAGATCGAGGTCCGGCTCGTTCTGGAAGACGGCACGCAGTATCGGGAACGCGGACGCCTGCTCTTTACCGACGTCACCATCGAGCCGGGCACCAGTTCGGTGGCCCTGCGCGCCTCGTTTCCCAACCCGCAGCGTCTGCTCCTGCCGGGCATGTACGTGCGCGCACATCTGGCCGAGGCGCTGGACGCCAAGGCGTGGCGCGTCCCCCAGCAGGCGGTGATCCGGCGCGACGGGGGCGCATCGGTGTTCGTGGCCGCGGCGGACGACACGGTGGCCGTGAAACCGGTCAGGACGACCGGCACGACGGGGACCGACTGGATCGTCACCGAGGGGCTGGCCGATGGCGACCGCGTGATCGTCGACGGGCTGCAGAAGATCGGGCCGGGTGCCAAGGTGAAACCGGTTCCGTGGAAGCCGCCGCAGAGCCCCGTGCCGTCGGCCAGAACGCCTGCCGGCGTCGCCAGCCGCTGA
- a CDS encoding phosphodiester glycosidase family protein — protein sequence MERRTGSLVRWLAATFVALSAQGEAATTVTTPYLGITYTERIGENVAGRNVSMRILEIDLDAPGIGFALTPAGGTRDTVRQSTLGFLNATDAQFAVNSHFFLPFPSSDTDANLVGFAASNGTVISSFEAPIQNYALVTNSPAINIAPDNSGSVVHADTSFADGRHVVENVTLGTAFAGSAQIVTNGTVTIPQYQDASHPDALLTVNQTYSNANSWYNLFNARTAIGLTQDNSTLVIFTVDRNTNAARGPLSDGLSVGQVAQIMIDDYGVWNGLNMDGGGSTTLAMRDPVSGIGGIVNVPNDTTPGGRLEGSNIAIFAAPVPEPETYALMVIGLGMVVMFRRRSPRS from the coding sequence ATGGAACGCAGAACCGGATCGCTCGTCCGATGGCTCGCCGCAACGTTCGTGGCGTTGAGCGCACAGGGGGAGGCCGCCACCACCGTCACGACGCCATACCTGGGCATCACGTACACCGAGCGCATCGGGGAGAACGTGGCGGGCCGCAACGTGAGCATGCGCATCCTGGAGATCGATCTGGACGCTCCGGGCATCGGCTTCGCGCTCACGCCGGCAGGGGGCACACGCGATACGGTGCGCCAGAGCACGCTCGGGTTCCTGAACGCGACCGATGCCCAGTTCGCGGTGAATTCGCACTTCTTCCTGCCGTTTCCCTCCTCCGACACCGACGCGAATCTCGTCGGCTTCGCCGCCTCCAACGGTACGGTCATCTCATCCTTCGAGGCTCCGATCCAGAACTACGCGCTCGTGACGAATTCCCCCGCGATCAATATCGCCCCGGACAACTCGGGTTCGGTGGTGCACGCCGACACGAGCTTCGCCGACGGCAGGCATGTCGTGGAAAACGTCACGCTGGGAACCGCCTTCGCGGGGTCCGCTCAGATCGTGACCAACGGTACGGTGACGATCCCGCAGTATCAGGACGCGTCGCACCCCGATGCGCTGCTCACCGTGAACCAGACCTACTCCAATGCCAACTCCTGGTACAACCTGTTCAACGCGCGCACGGCGATCGGCCTCACCCAGGACAACTCCACGCTCGTGATCTTCACCGTCGACCGCAACACCAATGCGGCTCGCGGCCCGTTGAGCGACGGACTGAGCGTCGGTCAGGTCGCGCAGATCATGATCGACGACTACGGTGTCTGGAACGGGCTCAACATGGATGGTGGCGGATCCACCACCCTGGCCATGCGGGATCCGGTCAGCGGCATCGGCGGCATCGTGAACGTGCCGAACGACACGACACCGGGCGGCCGACTCGAAGGCAGCAACATCGCCATCTTCGCGGCGCCGGTGCCCGAGCCCGAGACCTATGCGCTGATGGTGATCGGCCTCGGAATGGTCGTGATGTTCCGGCGCAGAAGCCCCAGGTCTTGA